Genomic window (Polyangia bacterium):
ACAAACGCGATGCCCAGGGCCACCAGGGCCAGGATCGCGCTCGACGCCCCGTAGGCCATCTTGCGATCCATGGCGTCGGACAGCCGCCCAGCCGCCAGACAGCCAGCGATCATGATGACGCCGGACAACCATCCATTCATCAGCTCGACCAGATTGGACGAGGCGTGCCACTCGCGCGCCACCGCCGACAGCAAGTTGCTGGCCGCGCAGGCGCCCAGCGGCAAAAAGCACAACGTCACCGCCACCGCGCCCTGCCGCGACCACAACATTCGCCACAGCTCGCCGAACAGCGACTTCAGGCGGGCCCGCGCCGGCACGCCGGCCTCGGCCGCTTTTGGTTCCGGCAGCGGAATGAGTGCCAGGCAACAGACCATCAAAGCCACCGCCATCACGGCCGGCGCCATCCAAAGCTGCGGCAGCTCGCGCGCCAAACGAAAACCGAGGCCACCGCCCAGCGCGACCCCGCCCAGGTTGCCGGCCTGCGACCAGGCGGCTGCGCGGCCGCGCTGGGATTCGCCGGTGGCGTTGGCCATGATTCCTTCGGTGGACATGGCCACGAACGCCGACGCCACGCTGTTGGTGAACGTAAGCACCTCTAGCAAACCAAGGTTTGCGGGTGCCAACGGTACCA
Coding sequences:
- a CDS encoding MFS transporter — protein: MSIGRRAHPLLYFILFLPFGAPSGYVSVALGFLAAEHGISVASFGALAAMTVLPQTYKFLWAPLVDVLGTRKRWYVAGNAVSSLTLASLGLVPLAPANLGLLEVLTFTNSVASAFVAMSTEGIMANATGESQRGRAAAWSQAGNLGGVALGGGLGFRLARELPQLWMAPAVMAVALMVCCLALIPLPEPKAAEAGVPARARLKSLFGELWRMLWSRQGAVAVTLCFLPLGACAASNLLSAVAREWHASSNLVELMNGWLSGVIMIAGCLAAGRLSDAMDRKMAYGASSAILALVALGIAFVPQTPTTYSVLCIAYSFASGLCYGTFTGFVLEVIGGGAASTKYNVFASLSNIPIWYMTRVDGWAADRFGALRMLLFDAAAGGVGIALLIAVIAVVRRSLPPASVSPPPAS